From the Xyrauchen texanus isolate HMW12.3.18 chromosome 37, RBS_HiC_50CHRs, whole genome shotgun sequence genome, one window contains:
- the zgc:92140 gene encoding uncharacterized protein C1orf21 homolog — MGCTSAKQVLAVPTEEEGRGKAYSNGDLFTDEYKIKGVEEVKYMHGEEDRVNARNQENLEKSSTQHRTKQHKEVPGPNANRTNIHTSESQQEFFRMLDEKIEKGRDYCSEEEDDVT; from the exons ATGGGCTGCACCTCGGCTAAGCAGGTGCTGGCTGTGCCCACTGAAGAAGAGGGCCGGGGCAAAGCTTACAGCAACGGAGACCTCTTCACCG ATGAATATAAGATTAAGGGAGTGGAGGAGGTGAAGTACATGCATGGAGAAGAGGACAGGGTGAACGCACGTAACCAAGAGAACCTG GAGAAAAGCTCAACACAGCACAGGACCAAACAGCACAAAGAGGTGCCTGGGCCCAACGCCAACAGGACGAA catACATACGTCAGAGAGTCAGCAGGAGTTCTTCAGAATGCTGGATGAGAAGATTGAGAAG GGTCGGGACTACTGCTCGGAGGAAGAGGATGATGTGACATAG